A window of the Leucothrix mucor DSM 2157 genome harbors these coding sequences:
- a CDS encoding protein YgfX has product MILDSPFSAPVRLEIPVSRSTALLIILPLLFISVMVFWFTPWPWYLAILPGLFCVALAGYFIKLHYWQQLPRSVLEINQDGQGQWAIRCYAGDWQLAKLMPDSFVSTLLVIMNFTVEKRRYTVILPAGSLDKDTFRRLRVRIRVGFS; this is encoded by the coding sequence ATGATACTGGATTCACCTTTTAGTGCGCCGGTACGACTGGAGATTCCAGTTTCTCGCAGCACCGCTTTATTGATTATCCTCCCTTTGTTATTTATCTCGGTAATGGTGTTTTGGTTTACGCCATGGCCTTGGTATCTGGCGATTTTGCCGGGGCTGTTTTGTGTAGCACTGGCAGGCTATTTTATAAAGCTACACTATTGGCAGCAATTGCCACGCTCGGTACTGGAGATTAACCAGGATGGGCAAGGGCAGTGGGCGATTCGTTGTTATGCGGGAGATTGGCAACTGGCGAAGTTGATGCCGGATAGTTTTGTTAGCACGTTGTTGGTGATTATGAATTTCACCGTTGAAAAGCGCCGTTACACCGTGATTCTCCCCGCAGGCAGCTTAGATAAAGATACCTTTCGCCGCCTACGGGTAAGAATTCGGGTGGGGTTTAGTTAG
- the mnmH gene encoding tRNA 2-selenouridine(34) synthase MnmH, with protein sequence MLKTLTSDDFARLFVNDVPMIDLRAPVEFAQGSFPSASSLPLMSDDERAAVGTCYKQDGQEAAITLGHKLVSGEIKEARLHAWNAFIEQHPEGVLYCFRGGLRSRTTQQWIYENSAVDYPRVDGGYKALRRFLLDSTERLVDKMNFVVLSGRSGTGKTRLLKQIPHSIDLEGLANHRGSAFGPTTTPQPSQINFENGVAIALLKAEAAGYTTLIVEDESRNVGSLHVPVVLNLKMNQSPMVMLEVPDEDRVGITVQEYAEDIHLEYCRQFGEYQGLQKLEKHLIDSLTKLHKRLGGVRFSRMLQMMKGATKQLALQRNYDGFAPVFGELLLDYYDPMYDYQISDKQERIYFRGSRDEVLAHLLEPAIAGRD encoded by the coding sequence ATGTTGAAAACGCTGACCAGTGACGACTTTGCGCGTCTGTTTGTAAACGATGTCCCGATGATTGATTTGCGTGCACCGGTGGAGTTCGCCCAAGGTAGTTTCCCCAGTGCCAGTAGCTTGCCACTAATGAGTGATGACGAGCGCGCAGCCGTGGGGACTTGCTACAAGCAAGATGGGCAGGAAGCGGCGATTACGCTGGGCCATAAATTGGTCAGTGGTGAGATTAAAGAAGCTCGCCTGCACGCCTGGAATGCCTTTATTGAGCAGCATCCGGAAGGTGTGTTGTATTGCTTCCGTGGTGGCTTGCGCTCGCGCACGACTCAGCAGTGGATTTATGAAAACAGTGCTGTGGATTACCCCCGCGTTGATGGTGGTTATAAGGCGCTGCGCCGGTTTTTATTAGATAGCACGGAACGGCTAGTCGATAAGATGAACTTTGTGGTGTTGAGCGGGCGCAGTGGTACCGGAAAAACGCGCTTGTTAAAGCAAATTCCGCATAGTATTGACCTAGAAGGCTTGGCCAATCACCGTGGCTCGGCGTTTGGCCCGACCACTACGCCACAGCCCTCTCAAATCAATTTTGAAAATGGCGTAGCGATTGCACTGTTAAAAGCGGAAGCAGCCGGTTACACAACGCTGATAGTGGAAGATGAAAGTCGCAATGTGGGCTCCTTGCATGTGCCGGTGGTGTTGAATCTTAAAATGAATCAGTCGCCAATGGTGATGCTGGAAGTGCCGGATGAAGACCGTGTTGGCATTACCGTTCAGGAATATGCAGAAGACATTCATTTGGAATATTGCCGCCAGTTTGGTGAGTATCAAGGCCTGCAGAAACTCGAAAAGCATCTGATTGATAGTTTGACGAAGTTGCACAAACGCTTAGGTGGCGTGCGTTTTTCACGCATGTTGCAAATGATGAAAGGTGCCACAAAGCAGTTAGCCCTGCAGCGTAATTACGATGGCTTTGCACCAGTGTTTGGTGAGTTGCTGCTGGACTATTACGACCCGATGTATGACTACCAAATCTCGGATAAACAAGAGCGGATTTATTTCCGTGGCTCGCGGGATGAAGTGTTAGCGCATTTATTAGAGCCGGCTATTGCTGGTCGTGACTGA
- the mnmA gene encoding tRNA 2-thiouridine(34) synthase MnmA — protein sequence MNQEAPLNPAVNPADTRVIVGMSGGVDSSVTALLLLEQGYQVEGLFMKNWEEDDTAEYCSATVDLADAQAVCDKIGIKLHTVNFATEYWDNVFEYFLAEYKAGRTPNPDIMCNKEIKFKAFLEFAVDLGADYIATGHYARVGREDGKVQLLKGLDDNKDQSYFLYTLGQDQLARTLFPVGELEKSKVREYAINADLATAKKKDSTGICFIGERKFRDFLQRFLPAQPGDIVDTEGEVIGRHQGLMYYTLGQRQGLGIGGLKDSGADPWFVVDKDLERNQLIAGQGHHNERLLNSQLIASQLDWVAGEAPADEFTAKAKIRYRQAEQACRVRRLDNEQWAVCFDEPQRAIAPGQSVVFYQDDVCLGGGIIDSMQKTCK from the coding sequence ATGAATCAAGAAGCCCCCTTAAATCCCGCAGTAAACCCCGCTGACACCCGCGTAATCGTAGGCATGTCTGGCGGCGTTGACTCGTCTGTGACCGCCCTGCTACTGCTTGAACAAGGCTATCAGGTTGAAGGTCTGTTTATGAAAAACTGGGAGGAAGACGATACTGCTGAGTATTGCTCTGCCACCGTTGATTTGGCCGATGCGCAAGCCGTGTGCGATAAGATTGGTATCAAGCTGCACACCGTCAACTTTGCCACGGAATACTGGGACAATGTGTTCGAGTATTTCCTTGCAGAGTACAAGGCTGGCCGCACGCCAAACCCAGACATCATGTGCAATAAGGAAATCAAATTCAAAGCGTTTCTGGAATTTGCCGTGGACTTAGGCGCTGACTATATTGCCACTGGCCACTACGCTCGCGTGGGCCGTGAAGATGGCAAAGTGCAGCTACTAAAAGGTCTGGATGACAATAAAGATCAAAGCTACTTCCTGTACACCTTAGGTCAGGATCAGCTGGCGCGTACCCTATTCCCGGTTGGCGAGTTAGAGAAAAGCAAAGTCCGCGAATACGCGATCAACGCGGATCTGGCGACGGCTAAGAAAAAAGACAGCACCGGTATTTGTTTTATTGGTGAGCGTAAATTCCGCGACTTTTTGCAGCGTTTTTTGCCGGCGCAACCCGGTGACATTGTCGATACTGAAGGCGAAGTGATCGGACGTCATCAAGGCCTGATGTATTACACCCTTGGCCAGCGCCAAGGCTTAGGCATCGGCGGCCTAAAAGACAGCGGTGCTGACCCCTGGTTTGTGGTAGATAAGGATTTAGAGCGCAATCAACTGATCGCCGGACAAGGCCATCACAATGAGCGCCTCTTGAATTCTCAATTAATAGCCTCACAATTAGACTGGGTAGCCGGTGAAGCACCAGCGGATGAATTTACGGCCAAAGCCAAAATTCGCTATCGCCAAGCTGAGCAAGCCTGCCGTGTCAGACGGCTGGATAACGAGCAATGGGCGGTGTGCTTTGACGAGCCACAACGCGCCATTGCACCCGGCCAGTCCGTAGTGTTTTATCAGGACGATGTGTGCCTAGGTGGTGGCATCATTGATTCCATGCAAAAAACTTGTAAATAA
- the hflD gene encoding high frequency lysogenization protein HflD, giving the protein MEHSTRNRTIALAALFQCVEGVMQLANKGVCDEALFESCVTSILIDDAISAEALYGGLGPLKPGLNALINQLGNRGDAPDGGKGRQLDATQYAISLMALEKKLSNNPDVFKRVIDGIADAQRQQEFFSPTHTNMIARLAELYATTISTIGPRIMIRGNQDYLQNTENAAKMRSLLLAGIRAALLWNQAGGTRWKLLFERGKMQREAHELLKRI; this is encoded by the coding sequence TTGGAACATTCAACACGAAATCGCACCATTGCTCTGGCAGCACTGTTTCAGTGTGTCGAGGGCGTCATGCAACTGGCTAACAAAGGCGTTTGTGATGAAGCCTTGTTCGAGTCTTGCGTTACCAGTATTTTGATCGATGATGCCATCAGCGCGGAAGCGTTGTACGGCGGCCTCGGACCACTGAAACCTGGTCTGAACGCGCTCATCAATCAACTGGGTAATCGCGGCGATGCCCCTGATGGTGGCAAAGGCCGACAGCTGGATGCGACTCAATATGCAATCAGCCTGATGGCGCTTGAAAAGAAGCTGTCTAACAATCCCGACGTGTTTAAGCGCGTGATTGATGGCATTGCTGATGCGCAGCGCCAGCAGGAGTTCTTCTCACCAACACACACCAATATGATTGCGCGACTGGCTGAGCTATATGCCACAACCATTAGCACCATTGGCCCACGCATTATGATTCGCGGTAATCAGGACTACCTGCAAAATACCGAGAATGCAGCCAAAATGCGTAGCTTATTGCTGGCGGGTATTCGTGCAGCGCTGCTGTGGAATCAAGCCGGTGGTACGCGCTGGAAGCTACTGTTTGAGCGCGGCAAAATGCAGCGTGAAGCTCATGAATTACTAAAACGAATCTAA
- the gltX gene encoding glutamate--tRNA ligase, which produces MTVKTRFAPSPTGYLHIGGARTALYSWLHARKMNGVFALRIEDTDRERSTDESVQAILEGMEWLGLDYDEGPIFQTHRFDRYAEVIQELMDSGHAYHCYCSREELDAMREQQWANKEKPRYNGCCRDRTEPVEGVDPVVRFRNPLDGDVVINDLVKGEIVINNRELDDLIIARSDGTPTYNLTVVVDDLDMNITHVIRGDDHINNTPRQINIMLALGATLPEFAHVPMILGDDGKRLSKRHGAVGVMQYRDDGFLPEAVLNYLIRLGWAHGDQEIFTLEEMLEFFKIEDVHGAPSAFNTDKLIWMNQQYLKTLPAENIAAQLQWHLDNQKLDTSNGPALTDVIEAQRDRAKTLVDLVSSSRYFFEDFEAYDEKALSKQFKPGVDAILKTVRDQLSELSDWNPEAIESAIKASCEAMDLKLGKVGPPLRLAVAGTPMSPGLDVTLSLVGRERTLARIDKAIATIEAMPA; this is translated from the coding sequence ATGACCGTTAAAACCCGTTTTGCTCCAAGTCCTACCGGCTACCTGCACATTGGTGGTGCTCGCACCGCGCTTTATAGCTGGCTTCACGCCCGTAAAATGAATGGCGTTTTTGCACTGCGTATTGAAGATACCGACCGCGAACGCTCGACGGATGAGTCGGTTCAGGCGATTTTAGAAGGTATGGAATGGTTGGGACTGGATTATGACGAAGGTCCGATTTTCCAGACTCATCGCTTTGACCGTTATGCTGAAGTGATTCAGGAGTTAATGGATTCCGGACATGCTTATCATTGTTATTGCAGTCGCGAAGAGTTGGATGCGATGCGCGAGCAGCAGTGGGCGAATAAAGAAAAGCCACGCTATAACGGTTGCTGCCGTGATCGTACTGAGCCTGTTGAAGGCGTTGACCCAGTCGTTCGTTTCCGCAATCCGCTGGATGGCGATGTGGTGATTAATGATTTGGTTAAAGGCGAGATTGTCATTAACAACCGCGAGTTGGATGACCTAATTATCGCGCGTTCAGATGGCACGCCAACCTACAACTTAACCGTTGTGGTGGACGATCTTGATATGAATATTACTCACGTTATTCGTGGTGATGATCACATCAATAATACTCCGCGCCAGATTAATATCATGCTGGCCTTGGGGGCGACTTTGCCGGAATTTGCTCACGTGCCAATGATTTTGGGTGATGATGGAAAGCGTCTGTCCAAGCGTCATGGTGCGGTTGGCGTTATGCAATATCGCGACGATGGTTTCTTGCCAGAAGCGGTGTTGAACTACCTGATTCGTTTGGGTTGGGCGCATGGCGATCAGGAAATCTTCACGCTGGAAGAAATGCTGGAGTTTTTCAAGATTGAAGATGTGCATGGCGCGCCATCAGCCTTTAACACTGACAAATTAATCTGGATGAACCAGCAATACCTGAAGACATTGCCAGCAGAGAATATTGCCGCGCAGTTGCAGTGGCATCTTGATAATCAAAAACTGGACACCAGCAATGGTCCGGCACTGACTGATGTGATTGAAGCGCAGCGTGATCGTGCTAAGACCTTGGTTGATCTGGTGTCTAGTAGCCGTTACTTCTTCGAAGACTTTGAAGCCTATGACGAGAAAGCCCTGAGCAAGCAGTTCAAGCCGGGTGTTGATGCAATCTTGAAGACGGTTCGCGATCAGCTGAGTGAGTTAAGCGATTGGAATCCTGAAGCGATTGAATCCGCGATTAAAGCCAGTTGCGAAGCGATGGATTTGAAACTGGGTAAAGTGGGCCCGCCACTGCGTTTAGCGGTTGCTGGCACGCCAATGTCTCCGGGCTTGGATGTAACCTTGAGCCTGGTTGGTCGTGAGCGCACTTTGGCGCGTATCGATAAAGCCATCGCAACCATTGAGGCAATGCCTGCTTAA